From one Tissierellales bacterium genomic stretch:
- a CDS encoding ATP-binding cassette domain-containing protein has translation MIVLSCNNIKKSYLVENILEDISFSIRKGDKVGLVGPNGSGKSTLMKILIGELSKDAGEIYLPKDLKLGYLEQNTHITSEHTIFEEAQSMFTHLFEMENKLRYLEQEISKVDDYSEEEHQKLMDQYSSLSETFANENGFGYKSEINGVLKGLGFMEAEFSKPISLLSGGQKSRVIMAKLLLQKPDIMLLDEPTNHLDLKAIEWLERYVKDYKGTVLIVSHDRYFLDSTVNRIFYLNGGFLRDYDGNYTTFTKKYEKDVAIQSKRYEAQQKEIKKQEDMIRTFMDRRSKRNIRQAKSRQLKLEKMEKIDHPTQQIQQAKITFEPAIESGKDVLFSKSLSKSFGDLNLFSDLNFEIYRGDAIGIIGPNGVGKTTLFKMIMGSETIDSGEIWLGTNVEIGYYDQEQTNLDVNKTIIDEIWDEHPEMDRYQIMSLMAQFLFYSDDLEKKISTLSGGEKGRLSLMKLMLSNANLLILDEPTNHLDIESKEALENALLNYAGTILTISHDRYFLNKIANKIFDLQPDGLSEYLGNFNYYLEKKAIMEKELEDEITISDTSTSEISSSKLSRQKEKELERQIRSLSRKLEQTETEIAECEALIEDLNTSLCS, from the coding sequence ATGATTGTATTATCGTGTAATAACATAAAAAAATCCTACTTAGTTGAAAATATATTAGAAGATATTTCATTTTCAATTAGAAAAGGTGATAAGGTCGGATTAGTCGGTCCTAATGGATCCGGAAAATCAACTCTTATGAAAATCCTAATTGGTGAACTTTCGAAAGACGCTGGTGAAATATACCTTCCAAAGGATTTAAAACTGGGCTACCTAGAACAAAACACCCACATAACTAGTGAACATACTATTTTTGAAGAAGCCCAATCTATGTTTACCCATCTTTTTGAAATGGAAAACAAATTGCGTTATCTTGAACAAGAAATTTCTAAAGTAGATGATTATTCAGAAGAAGAACATCAAAAATTAATGGATCAATACTCAAGCTTATCTGAAACATTCGCTAATGAAAATGGATTTGGATATAAAAGTGAAATCAATGGCGTTTTAAAAGGGTTGGGATTTATGGAGGCAGAATTTTCTAAACCCATAAGTCTTTTAAGTGGTGGTCAAAAATCAAGAGTTATAATGGCAAAGCTCTTACTACAAAAACCTGATATAATGCTTTTAGATGAACCTACCAACCATTTGGATTTAAAAGCCATTGAGTGGTTAGAGCGCTATGTAAAAGACTATAAAGGAACAGTATTGATAGTCTCACATGATAGATATTTTCTTGATTCTACAGTAAATCGAATATTCTATTTAAACGGTGGATTTTTGAGAGATTATGATGGAAATTATACTACATTTACAAAAAAGTATGAAAAAGATGTAGCTATACAGTCTAAACGCTATGAAGCTCAGCAAAAAGAGATAAAAAAACAAGAAGATATGATTCGCACATTTATGGACAGGCGAAGCAAGAGAAATATAAGACAAGCAAAGAGCAGACAACTAAAGCTTGAAAAAATGGAAAAGATAGATCATCCAACCCAGCAAATACAGCAAGCTAAGATTACTTTTGAACCAGCAATTGAAAGTGGTAAAGATGTTTTATTTAGTAAATCCCTTTCAAAAAGTTTCGGTGATTTGAATCTATTTTCTGATTTGAATTTTGAAATTTATCGTGGAGATGCCATAGGTATCATCGGTCCAAATGGAGTCGGTAAAACAACTCTATTTAAAATGATAATGGGAAGTGAAACTATAGATTCTGGTGAAATATGGCTTGGTACTAACGTTGAAATCGGCTACTATGATCAAGAACAAACCAATTTGGATGTAAATAAAACCATAATAGATGAGATTTGGGACGAACATCCTGAAATGGATAGGTATCAAATCATGTCTCTAATGGCCCAATTTTTATTTTACTCTGATGATTTAGAAAAGAAAATTTCTACTTTAAGTGGTGGTGAAAAAGGTAGACTTTCTCTAATGAAATTGATGCTATCAAATGCAAATTTATTGATACTAGATGAACCTACCAATCACTTGGACATAGAATCTAAAGAAGCTCTAGAAAATGCTTTATTAAACTATGCTGGAACGATATTAACTATTTCTCATGACCGATATTTTTTAAATAAAATTGCTAACAAAATATTTGACTTACAACCTGATGGACTTAGTGAATATTTAGGTAATTTCAATTATTACTTAGAAAAAAAAGCTATAATGGAAAAGGAACTAGAAGATGAAATAACTATTTCTGATACTTCTACTAGCGAAATTTCCTCTTCTAAACTAAGTCGTCAAAAGGAAAAAGAACTAGAGCGCCAAATAAGAAGTTTATCTCGAAAATTAGAACAAACTGAAACAGAAATAGCTGAATGTGAAGCATTGATTGAGGATTTAAATACATCGCTTTGTTC
- a CDS encoding response regulator transcription factor, whose protein sequence is MNNSDLTLLIAEDEEDIRGLVSLHLQREGYKILQAADGQEALELFNENTVDLLILDIMMPKLNGFEVLSEIRKTSEIPVIFLTARSEEQDKIRGLGLGADDYVSKPFSVMEMVSRVQAQLRRYINYSNKEIKKLLTNGDLTLNLTDYSVLKGSETLDLNPKEFKLLKMFMENIGVVYTKKQLYEAVWNDLYWGDDNTIMVHISHLREKIETMPKSPQYIKTIRGIGYRMEKVNA, encoded by the coding sequence ATGAATAATTCTGATTTAACCTTACTTATTGCAGAAGATGAGGAGGATATCCGCGGTTTAGTTAGCCTGCACTTGCAAAGAGAAGGCTACAAAATACTACAAGCAGCTGATGGTCAAGAAGCTTTAGAACTTTTTAATGAAAATACTGTCGATTTACTTATACTTGACATTATGATGCCTAAATTAAATGGTTTTGAAGTATTATCTGAGATTCGAAAGACTAGCGAAATTCCAGTTATTTTCTTGACTGCAAGAAGTGAAGAGCAAGATAAAATACGTGGATTAGGACTAGGCGCTGATGATTATGTAAGCAAACCATTTAGCGTTATGGAAATGGTATCTAGAGTTCAAGCTCAATTAAGAAGATATATCAATTACTCAAATAAAGAAATAAAAAAACTACTTACAAATGGTGATCTTACTCTGAATTTAACTGATTACTCTGTATTAAAGGGTAGTGAAACACTTGATTTGAATCCAAAAGAGTTTAAGCTCTTAAAAATGTTTATGGAAAATATAGGTGTTGTCTACACCAAAAAACAGCTCTACGAGGCTGTTTGGAATGATTTGTATTGGGGTGATGACAATACTATCATGGTTCACATAAGTCATTTGCGAGAAAAAATCGAAACAATGCCAAAATCCCCTCAATATATAAAAACTATTCGAGGAATTGGTTATCGTATGGAAAAAGTAAATGCCTAA
- a CDS encoding HAMP domain-containing histidine kinase, with amino-acid sequence MPKRIKKIHETTVARQLFANYVLLFLIVIVIILLAIIANSLYTMNVVDKKNLNQSKFYQEVKSEGFQSTIDEVELPDGSYMELLDLNFRVINAKSSPHKIGYQYDLDSIVNILFNNTLYDYTYFLKDNSEILLIHVPPTQYPSTILRGFSFTILIFAILLILSLLLFAKFTANNIISPISELVRGVHEIGAGHYDYTIDFKSKNELELLRIAINQMASQIKKEVALKEAAENKRKQLIMDITHDIKTPLTNIQGYCETLSDLEFVDDQTRNQYLSIIRKNSERANTLVMDLFELSQFDNLDYKMPVERLDLSELLRQIFINFIPSLEQKNMDYEIDIPEKPICIIGNDQKLERAFNNLISNSIKYSGENTTLSVNLVENEKSAIVEVCDNGAGIPSNMTDLIFEPFIRIDPSRNKKTGGTGLGLSITQKIIEKHNGSINLNSSLNEGCMFKIKLPKCNNEFCKK; translated from the coding sequence ATGCCTAAACGCATAAAGAAAATACATGAAACAACGGTTGCGAGACAATTGTTTGCTAACTATGTACTTTTATTTCTAATAGTTATAGTAATTATACTGCTAGCTATTATAGCAAATTCACTATACACTATGAATGTTGTTGACAAGAAAAACCTAAATCAATCTAAATTCTATCAAGAAGTCAAATCAGAAGGTTTTCAATCAACCATAGATGAAGTTGAGCTTCCCGATGGGTCATACATGGAATTATTAGACCTAAATTTTAGAGTTATTAATGCAAAAAGTAGCCCTCATAAAATTGGTTATCAATATGATTTAGACAGTATAGTCAATATACTTTTCAACAATACCTTGTATGATTATACTTATTTTTTGAAAGACAATTCTGAAATACTTTTGATTCACGTACCGCCCACGCAGTACCCATCGACCATATTGCGTGGATTTAGCTTCACAATATTGATATTTGCGATTTTATTGATTTTATCGCTTTTACTATTTGCAAAATTTACTGCAAACAATATAATTAGCCCGATAAGTGAGTTAGTACGTGGAGTACATGAAATAGGTGCTGGTCATTATGACTATACTATAGATTTCAAATCTAAAAACGAACTAGAATTACTTAGGATAGCAATAAATCAAATGGCTTCTCAAATAAAAAAAGAAGTGGCATTAAAAGAAGCTGCTGAAAACAAACGTAAGCAACTTATAATGGACATCACCCATGATATAAAAACTCCACTTACAAATATACAAGGCTATTGTGAAACTCTAAGCGACTTGGAATTTGTTGATGATCAGACTCGAAATCAGTATTTATCAATAATACGTAAAAATAGTGAACGAGCAAATACACTTGTAATGGATCTGTTTGAACTATCTCAATTCGACAATCTTGACTACAAAATGCCTGTAGAACGTCTTGATTTATCTGAACTTTTAAGACAAATTTTTATCAACTTCATACCTTCTCTTGAACAAAAAAATATGGACTATGAGATTGATATTCCTGAAAAACCAATTTGTATCATTGGAAACGATCAAAAATTAGAAAGAGCTTTCAATAACTTAATCAGTAATAGTATCAAATACAGTGGCGAAAATACGACTTTGTCTGTAAATTTAGTTGAAAATGAAAAATCAGCCATTGTAGAAGTTTGTGATAATGGTGCTGGTATCCCTTCAAATATGACTGATTTGATTTTCGAGCCCTTTATCAGAATTGATCCTTCTAGAAATAAAAAAACTGGTGGAACAGGACTAGGCTTATCTATAACTCAAAAGATAATTGAAAAGCACAATGGGTCTATCAATTTAAATTCTAGCTTAAATGAAGGTTGTATGTTCAAAATCAAATTGCCAAAATGTAATAATGAATTTTGTAAAAAATAA
- a CDS encoding redox-sensing transcriptional repressor Rex — protein sequence MKEKYISMVVIRRLPKYYRYLSELEENGIKRISSKELSKLTGFTASQIRQDLNNFGGFGQQGYGYNVEDLKKELGEILGLNREYTGVIVGAGNMGQAIAKFRGFQNAGFRVQALFDMDEDLIGTEIEGIVVRSIDELEGFLEVNDIEIGVICTPKNGSQIIADKLVEGGVNGIWNFAPIDLKVPENIVVEDVHLNESLFTLSYLLKSNRDENEE from the coding sequence ATGAAAGAAAAGTACATATCAATGGTAGTCATAAGGCGTCTGCCGAAGTACTATAGATATTTAAGTGAATTAGAGGAAAATGGAATAAAGAGAATATCTTCTAAAGAATTGAGTAAATTGACAGGATTCACAGCATCGCAAATCAGACAAGATTTAAATAATTTTGGAGGATTTGGACAGCAAGGATACGGATATAATGTAGAAGATTTGAAAAAGGAACTAGGCGAAATATTGGGTCTAAATAGAGAGTATACAGGAGTAATTGTCGGAGCCGGTAATATGGGTCAAGCTATTGCGAAATTTAGAGGTTTCCAAAACGCAGGATTTAGAGTACAAGCACTATTTGATATGGACGAAGACCTTATTGGAACGGAAATAGAAGGTATAGTGGTTAGATCCATAGATGAATTAGAGGGATTCTTAGAGGTGAATGATATTGAAATCGGCGTTATATGTACACCTAAAAACGGCAGTCAAATAATAGCAGATAAATTAGTAGAAGGTGGAGTAAATGGTATTTGGAATTTTGCACCAATAGATTTAAAAGTTCCAGAGAATATTGTTGTAGAAGACGTACATTTAAATGAAAGTTTATTTACACTTTCGTATTTATTGAAATCAAATAGAGATGAAAACGAAGAATAG